The proteins below come from a single Eucalyptus grandis isolate ANBG69807.140 chromosome 3, ASM1654582v1, whole genome shotgun sequence genomic window:
- the LOC104436611 gene encoding FRIGIDA-like protein 4a, translated as MAEELVIETERVRKFAGGLESQMSALSACARLFAALSDRLGSLQRSLDDKTRAVESGLQALASSSVAATESLSRREGSLPGRESAAAALVEERKAAALADLGGPGPGPSGGSGGLADSLRSFARRMDSSGLVKFLVSKRKESASLRAEMPAAVAEAVDPPRLVLDAVEEFLENKSAKVGVADKRWACGLLVQALFPDAKRADALRPEYARSVVERAAALLDAWRKQVEGVNGAGGAGEESDGAIGPAEAVMILQMVVAFGLKSRFDEGFLRKLVVDFSRRRDLAKLAVALDFGEKLADIIEELVKNGKEIEAVYFAAEAGMTDRFSPASLLKSYLGNAKKNAQNVLKSGNNSVVSAEEASTIELSAIRAVVKCVEDQKLESVFPLDSLKKRAAILEKAKAERKKNSSSGSKPSNKRALGPGGSRSGGQPSTHPAKAAKFANPSPSFNRRNPLPLAHLSSAVRYSTPYSYPGQGAYEVPGVAAYTPPYGRTNASPAYGRSHSPAEAQIIIPQGYSPTYSPIVQRLTYSPIMDTSSSASSYRAGTYLPPPGSSQGPRNHDTQQYPSSYGQ; from the exons atgGCGGAGGAGCTGGTGATCGAGACGGAGAGGGTGCGGAAGTTCGCCGGCGGCCTCGAGTCCCAGATGAGCGCGCTCTCCGCCTGCGCCCGCCTCTTCGCCGCCCTCTCCGACCGCCTCGGATCCCTCCAGCGCTCCCTCGACGACAAGACCCGCGCCGTCGAGTCCGGCCTCCAGGccctcgcctcctcctccgtcgCCGCCACGGAGTCCCTCTCCCGCCGCGAGGGCTCCCTCCCCGGCCGCgagtccgccgccgccgcgctcgTCGAGGAGCGCAAGGCCGCCGCCCTGGCCGACCTCGGGGGCCCCGGCCCCGGCCCTAGCGGCGGGTCCGGCGGGCTGGCGGATTCGCTGCGGTCGTTCGCGCGGCGGATGGACTCCTCGGGGCTGGTGAAGTTCCTCGTCTCGAAGAGGAAGGAGTCGGCGTCGCTGCGGGCGGAGATGCCGGCGGCCGTCGCGGAGGCCGTGGACCCGCCGCGGCTCGTGCTGGACGCGGTGGAGGAGTTCCTGGAGAACAAGTCCGCGAAGGTCGGGGTGGCCGATAAGCGGTGGGCGTGCGGGCTGTTGGTGCAGGCCCTGTTTCCGGATGCGAAGAGGGCGGACGCGCTGCGGCCAGAGTATGCCCGGAGCGTGGTGGAGAGGGCCGCCGCCCTCCTCGACGCCTGGAGGAAGCAGGTGGAGGGCGTTAATGGGGCCGGCGGGGCGGGAGAAGAGAGTGACGGAGCGATTGGGCCCGCGGAGGCGGTCATGATCCTTCAAATGGTGGTGGCGTTCGGGCTGAAATCGAGGTTCGACGAAGGTTTCTTGAGGAAGCTGGTGGTGGATTTCTCGCGCAGAAGAGACTTAGCTAAGCTCGCAGTAGCTCTAGATTTCGGGGAGAAATTAGCAG ACATTATTGAGGAACTGGTGAAGAATGGTAAGGAGATAGAGGCTGTCTATTTTGCTGCTGAGGCGGGCATGACCGACAGATTTTCGCCCGCTTCACTTCTGAAGTCGTACCTGGGTAATGCCAAGAAGAACGCTCAAAATGTGTTGAAGAGCGGCAATAACAGTGTGGTCTCTGCG GAGGAGGCTAGTACTATCGAATTGAGCGCTATCAGGGCAGTCGTCAAGTGCGTGGAAGACCAGAAACTCGAGTCGGTCTTCCCTCTCGACAGCTTGAAGAAGAGAGCCGCCATTCTGGAGAAAGCCAAggcagaaagaaagaagaactcATCTTCCGGTAGCAAGCCTTCCAACAAACGAGCCCTTGGACCCGGCGGTAGCCGCAGTGGCGGACAACCTTCAACCCACCCAGCCAAGGCAGCTAAATTTGCTAATCCTAGCCCATCGTTCAACCGGAGGAACCCGCTTCCACTTGCGCACCTCAGCTCTGCTGTAAGATATTCCACCCCTTACAGCTATCCTGGCCAGGGTGCTTATGAAGTTCCGGGCGTAGCTGCATACACGCCGCCATATGGGAGGACCAATGCGTCGCCCGCCTATGGGAGGTCCCACAGTCCGGCCGAAGCTCAAATCATAATCCCTCAAGGGTATTCCCCCACCTATTCACCCATCGTCCAGAGACTAACCTATTCGCCCATCATGGACACTAGCAGCAGCGCAAGTTCATATCGCGCGGGTACATATCTACCGCCACCAGGATCGAGTCAGGGTCCGCGCAATCACGACACGCAGCAGTATCCGTCGTCTTACGGGCAGTAG
- the LOC104436612 gene encoding multiprotein-bridging factor 1c has protein sequence MPSRFPGAITQDWDSVVLHKSKPKSQDLRDPKAVNKALRSGAPVQTVKKFDAASNKKASSSALPAVSARKLDEAAEPAALERVPGEVRQAIQRARLEKKMSQAELAKQINEPPKVVQEYENGKAVPNQAVLAKMERVLGVKLRGKIGK, from the coding sequence ATGCCGAGCAGATTCCCGGGAGCCATCACGCAGGACTGGGACTCCGTCGTCCTCCACAAGTCGAAGCCCAAGTCGCAGGACCTCCGGGACCCCAAGGCCGTCAACAAGGCCCTCCGCTCCGGCGCCCCCGTCCAGACCGTCAAGAAGTTCGACGCCGCCTCCAACAAGAAGGCCTCGTCCTCGGCGCTCCCGGCCGTGAGCGCCCGGAAGCTGGACGAGGCCGCGGAGCCGGCGGCGCTCGAGAGGGTGCCCGGCGAGGTGCGGCAGGCCATCCAGAGGGCgcggctggagaagaagatgagccaGGCCGAGCTGGCGAAGCAGATCAACGAGCCCCCCAAGGTGGTGCAGGAGTACGAGAACGGCAAGGCGGTGCCCAACCAGGCCGTGCTCGCCAAGATGGAGCGGGTCCTCGGCGTCAAGCTCAGGGGCAAGATCGGGAAGTGA
- the LOC104439078 gene encoding anthocyanidin 3-O-glucosyltransferase 7-like: MSSEKHVAILAFPFGSHPWPLANLLLRLATVASDVHFSFLNSAKSNGVIFPLPSRAELPSNVRVYDVSDGLQDGHREATKHPREHVELFLKAAPESFGAAVDAAEQDVKKKVSCFLTDALVIFASEMAEKMQVPWVALWVPAPPCLAAHVYIDVISELRRESSGDGTSTDDGNDDDKSLDVIPGLSMMRTSDLPKQLIDDQDTSRSACMLREVGHVLPRGTTAVVMNSYAEVTQTPLIADLKSKFKMLLQVGYLTVSFPPPPLPSSYASDTTGCLTWLDVRDPRSVAYICFGTVAMPSPSEISALGEALESTKIPFLWSIKEHVMAYLPKGLQERTRAYGKFVPWAPQGQVLSHPACGVYVTHCGYNSVFESVAGGVPMVCKPFWADNMMNGRMIEEVWGIGVKVEGGTITKSGMEKALEVVLRGEDGKEMRKKVGELRERLVEAAGPDGSAEADFKVLVELISTS, from the coding sequence ATGTCGTCAGAAAAACACGTCGCCATCCTTGCCTTCCCGTTCGGCAGCCACCCTTGGCCTCTCGCCAACCTGCTCCTTAGGCTCGCCACCGTCGCCTCGGATGTCCACTTCTCTTTCTTGAACTCGGCCAAGTCCAACGGGGTCATCTTCCCTCTACCGTCAAGAGCCGAGCTACCCAGCAACGTCCGAGTCTATGACGTTAGCGATGGCTTGCAGGATGGCCACCGTGAGGCGACAAAGCATCCGAGAGAACACGTGGAGTTGTTCCTAAAAGCGGCGCCCGAGAGTTTTGGAGCGGCTGTTGACGCTGCAGAGCAAGACGTGAAGAAGAAGGTGAGTTGTTTTCTGACTGACGCTCTCGTGATTTTCGCAAGCGAAATGGCAGAGAAAATGCAAGTTCCCTGGGTAGCCCTCTGGGTCCCCGCTCCGCCTTGTTTAGCAGCGCATGTGTACATTGACGTCATAAGTGAGCTCCGTCGTGAATCCTCTGGCGATGGCACCTCCACCGATGACGGCAACGACGACGACAAGAGCCTCGACGTAATTCCAGGATTATCTATGATGCGCACTTCAGATTTACCTAAGCAGCTAATTGATGATCAGGACACATCAAGGAGCGCATGCATGCTGCGCGAGGTGGGGCATGTGCTCCCACGTGGCACCACCGCTGTTGTCATGAACTCCTACGCGGAAGTGACCCAAACACCTCTGATAGCGGACCTAAAATCCAAGTTCAAGATGCTCCTCCAAGTAGGGTATCTCACTGTGTCATTCCCCCCGCCGCCACTGCCATCGAGCTACGCCTCTGACACTACTGGTTGCTTGACGTGGCTCGATGTTAGAGACCCTCGGTCTGTGGCGTACATATGCTTTGGGACGGTGGCAATGCCGTCGCCAAGTGAGATATCGGCTCTTGGGGAAGCTTTAGAGTCTACTAAGATCCCATTTCTATGGTCCATTAAGGAACACGTGATGGCATACTTGCCCAAGGGGCTTCAGGAGCGGACAAGAGCATATGGGAAATTCGTCCCATGGGCTCCGCAGGGTCAGGTGCTGAGCCACCCGGCGTGCGGGGTCTATGTGACGCACTGTGGGTACAACTCGGTGTTCGAGAGCGTGGCGGGTGGCGTGCCGATGGTGTGCAAGCCATTCTGGGCGGATAACATGATGAATGGGAGGATGATAGAGGAAGTGTGGGGGATTGGAGTGAAAGTAGAAGGTGGGACCATAACGAAGAGTGGGATGGAGAAGGCATTGGAGGTGGTGTTGAGGGGTGAGGATGGGAAGGAAATGAGGAAGAAGGTTGGTGAGTTGAGGGAGAGATTGGTGGAGGCAGCTGGACCTGATGGGAGTGCTGAGGCCGATTTCAAGGTCCTTGTGGAGCTCATCTCCACTTCATGA
- the LOC104451762 gene encoding anthocyanidin 3-O-galactosyltransferase F3GT1: MAYLPKGLQERTRAYGKFIPWASQGQVLSHSACGVYVTHCRYNSVLKGVAGGVPMVCKPFWADNMMNGRMIEEVWGIGVKVEGGIITKSGMEKALEVVLRGEDGKAMRKKVGELRERLVEAAGPDGSAEADFKVLVELISFMKRIMH; encoded by the coding sequence ATGGCATACTTGCCCAAGGGGCTCCAAGAGCGGACGAGAGCGTACGGGAAATTCATCCCATGGGCTTCGCAGGGCCAGGTGCTGAGCCACTCGGCGTGTGGGGTCTATGTGACACACTGCAGGTACAACTCGGTGTTAAAGGGCGTGGCGGGTGGTGTGCCGATGGTATGCAAGCCATTTTGGGCGGACAACATGATGAATGGGAGGATGATAGAGGAAGTGTGGGGGATTGGAGTGAAAGTAGAAGGTGGGATCATAACGAAGAGTGGGATGGAGAAGGCATTGGAGGTGGTGTTGAGGGGTGAGGATGGGAAGGCAATGAGGAAGAAGGTTGGTGAGTTGAGGGAGAGATTGGTGGAGGCTGCTGGACCCGATGGGAGTGCTGAGGCCGATTTCAAGGTCCTTGTGGAGCTCATCTCCTTCATGAAGCGCATCATGCACTAG
- the LOC104451772 gene encoding kaempferol 3-O-beta-D-galactosyltransferase-like, translating into MATTGRRSIRENTRSCFEDEASERTHGVILKAAKESFGATVDAAEQDVRKNVSCLLIDAFLIFAGEMAKKMQVPWVTLWVPAPYSLVAHVYIDVISELLCESSGGGTSTDDDDKSLGVIPGLSMMRISDLPNEIIDDQDTSRIACLLREMGRVIPIYATAVVMNSYAKVNPRPLIADLKSKFKMLLQVGCLTVSFLLSPLPSSSASDTTGCLTWLDARDPRSVVYICFGTVAMLSSSEVLALGESFGVY; encoded by the coding sequence ATGGCCACCACGGGGCGACGAAGCATCCGAGAGAACACGAGGAGTTGTTTTGAAGACGAAGCATCCGAGAGAACACATGGAGTTATTCTGAAAGCAGCAAAAGAGAGTTTTGGAGCGACTGTTGACGCTGCAGAGCAAGATGTGAGGAAGAATGTGAGTTGTTTACTGATCGATGCTTTCTTGATTTTCGCAGGCGAAATGGCAAAGAAAATGCAGGTTCCTTGGGTAACCCTCTGGGTACCCGCTCCGTATTCGTTAGTGGCGCATGTGTACATTGACGTCATAAGTGAGCTCCTTTGTGAATCCTCCGGCGGTGGCACCTCtaccgacgacgacgacaaaaGCCTCGGAGTAATTCCAGGATTATCTATGATGCGCATTTCAGATTTACCTAATGAGATAATTGATGACCAGGATACATCAAGGATTGCGTGCCTACTACGTGAGATGGGGCGTGTGATCCCAATTTACGCCACTGCTGTCGTCATGAACTCCTACGCCAAAGTGAACCCAAGACCTCTGATAGCGGATCTTAAATCCAAGTTCAAGATGCTCCTCCAAGTGGGGTGCCTCACTGTGTCATTCCTCCTGTCGCCGCTGCCATCGAGCTCTGCCTCTGACACAACCGGTTGCTTGACGTGGCTTGATGCTCGAGACCCTCGGTCTGTGGTGTACATATGCTTTGGGACGGTGGCAATGCTGTCTTCAAGTGAGGTATTGGCTCTTGGGGAAAGCTTTGGAGTCTACTAA